CAGCCGCGACGGGTTGGCCTCACTGCCTGTCGCCGCCGCGCTGCAGGCGCCGGCCGACATCTACAGCCGCATCCCGCTCAAGGCGGCTTCCTGGCCGGCCGGGAGCGTCAACCGTTACGACAACGGCAATTACGCCGTCTTCGGCGGTTTGTATTACGACGGGGCCAGGCTGTACTTCAACGCCTACACCTATTACGACGGCGCGGGCAATGAGACGGCCACCACCGGCATCATTCAGAATCCCGCCAACCTGGTTGCTTCCGCTATCGCCGGCATGTTCAAAGCCCAGGGAGCCGCCCATGCCTCGGGTTGGATAACGGCGATTCCCGCTGCCTGGCAGCCGCGGCTCGCGGGCACCCACCTGCTGGGCAACGACAACCAGCTGACCATCGTCTCGCGGGCCAGCGCCGGCCCCAGTCTCTTTGCCTGCAACCTGGCCGATTTCGCCGCTGCCGCAAACGGGGCCGTGGTCAGCACCAAGGCCTGGCTCGACTTCACCCTCGACCATTCCATCTGGGGCGACGACATGGTCAACGTCAGCGGCAACAACAAGACCTGGACGCTGAAGACCGAGACCGGCATCGGTTTCATCATCCCCGGCACCCGCACCTACGTCCTGCTCGGGACCGCGGGCGGCTTCAACCGCAACCCGGCCAACCCCTGGCAAGGCACGCCCGAGCCGGCCTTCCAGCCGCCCATCGCCGGAACCATCGTCTACAAGCGCGCCGACTCCATGGGCTACAACAGCGGCGGGCCGGCGGTGTGGGACGCCCAGGACCGGCATTACATGTACGCCTTTTTCGACCTCGAGGAGCTCCTCGCCGCCGCCCAACCCTACGCCCCCCGCCCCTACGCCAACGGCGTGTTCCCGGCTCCTTTCGCCCGCTACGGGAATTACACCGTGCCCGGCCAGTGGCCCGACGCCGTCGCCGGCGGCGCCTGGGACCCGGTCCATGGCTTTCTCTACCTGACCCTTCCCGCCGCCGCCAACGACAGCGACCCCCTGTACCCCGGCCATCCCGTCATCGCGGTCTACAGTTTCCGCCCGCACTGAAACAGCCAGTATTTCAAACAAATTCATAGTCCGGCCCTTAGCTTTCTTGAGGGTGAATAATTACGGTATTCTTCTAGCCGCCTTCTTTCCTTGCGGAATCCATCCGGCGGCGGAAGCTGATGGAATCGAGGATTTGCTGGAAACGGGGGAGAGCACGAATGTTCTTCAAATTAGGATCGCGTTGAAACCAGTCCGCCCGCTCATCGCCGTTGCGCACGGCGCGCTCAAGCCACTCCAGCGCCGCCGCAGAGTTGCCTGCCAGAGCATAAAACTCGGCTACCTCTAGAGTTGACAAAGCGGCTATTGATGCGTACTTCAAGGTCTCCGGATTCATTTCCCTAACCGCTTCGGCATTTTTTCCTTCCGCTATCAGTACCAGCGCCCAAGCAATTTTAATTGAATAGTTTTGCCGATCGGCCGCCGTCAGGCGTTCCAGGGTCATCCGCGCCAGGGGCAGGTCATTGGCATCGATGTACGTTCTCGCCAGTTTTGCACTCGCATAGATGTTTTTGGGATCCTGCTCCAGAATCTTTTTCTGCTCTCGGATCGCCGCCGCGATGTTTCCTTGAAGACGATAAATCTCTCCCACGTTCATGCGCGGCGGGAAAAACAGCGGGTTGCGTTCCAAC
The Candidatus Aminicenantes bacterium DNA segment above includes these coding regions:
- a CDS encoding tetratricopeptide repeat protein — protein: KWIYKAEEELRQALKDNPNSARAHSALAAVYFYSGRKELERKEAEKALALSPDDMDAKNWLGNYFLLNGDYATAHKLFISMLERNPLFFPPRMNVGEIYRLQGNIAAAIREQKKILEQDPKNIYASAKLARTYIDANDLPLARMTLERLTAADRQNYSIKIAWALVLIAEGKNAEAVREMNPETLKYASIAALSTLEVAEFYALAGNSAAALEWLERAVRNGDERADWFQRDPNLKNIRALPRFQQILDSISFRRRMDSARKEGG
- a CDS encoding fibronectin type III domain-containing protein, whose protein sequence is MDGNKQRLTAGWKLVSISLLLALLGACGGGTEANDSEAPSVPSGLVASAVNRDSLTLSWTASTDNVAVTGYRVYRNGALLNSVPTALFSDSGLAANTTYSYTVAAFDAADNVSAQSAACSVTTLAQPDGSQLPRAVLDDFIYLGSFRAPFGQYGQGKIAYNPAGNGGQGSLYLVGGGSDSFSVGEISIPTPVNTSSRDGLASLPVAAALQAPADIYSRIPLKAASWPAGSVNRYDNGNYAVFGGLYYDGARLYFNAYTYYDGAGNETATTGIIQNPANLVASAIAGMFKAQGAAHASGWITAIPAAWQPRLAGTHLLGNDNQLTIVSRASAGPSLFACNLADFAAAANGAVVSTKAWLDFTLDHSIWGDDMVNVSGNNKTWTLKTETGIGFIIPGTRTYVLLGTAGGFNRNPANPWQGTPEPAFQPPIAGTIVYKRADSMGYNSGGPAVWDAQDRHYMYAFFDLEELLAAAQPYAPRPYANGVFPAPFARYGNYTVPGQWPDAVAGGAWDPVHGFLYLTLPAAANDSDPLYPGHPVIAVYSFRPH